A window from Candidatus Aminicenantes bacterium encodes these proteins:
- a CDS encoding sulfatase — ISCYDGRLNKTPSIDRLAAGGVRFERSFCTNSICAPARAVLLTGKYSHRNGVVDNAVRFDGSQTTFPKLLRQAGYRTALFGKWHLKTDPTGFDFWSILPDQGDYYNPDFITNGVRSTRRGYVTDLVTDDALAWLRVRDKAKPFCVLLHHKAPHRNWLPDAKHIGLYEGEIRPVPDTFYDDYATRSDAARTQEMRIAEHMTMGYDLKLSPDDTPADDTPEEARLRKEWEGNLARMTPEEREMFTRAYAKDNEAFRKAGLKGRELAEWKYQRYIRDYLRCIASVDDNVGKVLDYLEAEGLADDTIVIYTSDQGFYLGEHGWFDKRFMYEESLRMPLVVRYPREIAPSVNRRDMVLNLDYAPTFLDYAGLDAPAEMQGRSMRSVWRGKTPRDWRQSIYYHYFEYPAVHSVKRHFGVRTDRYKLIHFYYDIDAWEMYDLEKDPRELRNVYADPDYAATRREMTAELDRLRTLYGDTDEARFLPQ, encoded by the coding sequence CATCTCGTGTTACGACGGCCGGCTGAATAAGACGCCGTCCATCGACCGCCTGGCCGCGGGGGGCGTCCGCTTCGAGCGAAGCTTCTGCACCAACTCCATCTGCGCCCCGGCCCGGGCCGTCCTGCTGACCGGAAAATACAGTCACCGCAACGGGGTCGTCGACAACGCCGTCCGCTTCGACGGATCGCAAACGACCTTTCCCAAGCTGTTGCGGCAGGCCGGCTACCGGACGGCGCTCTTCGGCAAGTGGCACCTCAAGACCGATCCGACGGGGTTCGATTTCTGGTCCATCCTGCCCGACCAGGGCGACTATTACAACCCGGATTTCATCACCAACGGCGTCCGCTCGACCCGCAGGGGGTATGTCACGGACCTGGTCACCGACGACGCCTTGGCTTGGCTTCGTGTCCGCGACAAGGCCAAGCCGTTCTGCGTCCTTCTCCATCACAAAGCGCCTCATCGCAACTGGCTCCCCGATGCCAAGCACATCGGGCTCTACGAAGGCGAGATACGCCCCGTCCCGGACACTTTCTATGATGATTACGCGACGCGCAGCGATGCCGCCCGGACACAGGAGATGCGCATCGCCGAGCACATGACGATGGGCTACGACCTGAAGCTCTCGCCCGACGACACGCCGGCCGACGATACGCCCGAAGAGGCCCGCCTGCGCAAGGAGTGGGAGGGCAATCTGGCCCGTATGACGCCGGAGGAGCGGGAGATGTTCACCCGGGCCTATGCCAAGGACAACGAGGCTTTCCGCAAGGCCGGGCTCAAGGGCCGGGAGCTGGCCGAGTGGAAATACCAGCGCTACATCCGGGATTACTTGCGCTGCATCGCCTCGGTTGACGACAATGTCGGGAAAGTCCTGGATTATCTTGAGGCCGAGGGCCTGGCCGACGATACGATCGTCATCTACACCTCGGACCAGGGATTCTATCTGGGCGAGCACGGCTGGTTCGACAAGCGGTTTATGTACGAGGAATCCCTGCGCATGCCGCTCGTCGTCAGATATCCGCGCGAGATCGCGCCGAGCGTCAATCGCCGCGACATGGTTTTAAACCTGGATTACGCCCCGACTTTTCTCGATTACGCCGGATTGGATGCGCCGGCCGAGATGCAGGGCCGCTCGATGCGGTCCGTCTGGCGGGGGAAGACGCCGCGCGACTGGCGTCAATCGATCTATTACCATTATTTCGAGTATCCCGCCGTCCACAGCGTCAAGCGCCATTTCGGTGTCCGGACGGATCGTTACAAGCTGATCCATTTCTATTATGATATCGACGCTTGGGAGATGTACGACCTGGAGAAGGATCCGCGCGAGCTTCGCAACGTCTACGCCGACCCGGATTATGCTGCGACGCGGCGGGAGATGACGGCCGAGCTCGACCGTCTGCGGACGCTCTACGGGGACACGGACGAAGCCCGGTTCCTGCCGCAATAA